The genomic region GCCGGTCGGGGGATGGAACGGGGGGACCGAACGGTGGGATCGCCCGGGGTCATGCGGTCGGCGCCGCCTTCAGCGGCTCCCACCAGGCGCGGTTGTCGCGGTACCACTGCACGGTCTGCGCCAGACCGTCGGTGAGGTCGATGCTCGGGGCGTACCCCAGCTCTCGGTTGATCTTGGTGATGTCCAGCGAGTAGCGGCGGTCGTGGCCCTTGCGGTCGGTCACCGGGACGACCCGGTCCCAGCCGGCGCCGCAGGCCTCCAGGAGCAGGCCGGTCAGCTCCTTGTTGGTCAGCTCGGTGCCGCCGCCGATGTTGTAGACCTCGCCGGCGCGGCCCTTCTGCGCAACAAGCGCGATGCCCCGGCAGTGGTCGTGCACGTGCAGCCAGTCGCGGATGTTGCCGCCGTCGCCGTAGAGCGGAACCGTCCCGCCGTCGAGCAGGTTGGAGACGAACAGCGGGATGACCTTCTCGGGGAACTGGTACGGCCCGTAGTTGTTGGAGCAGCGGGTGACCACCACGTCCATGCCGTGGGTGCGGTGGTAGGACAGGGCGAGCAGGTCGGAGCCCGCCTTCGAGGCCGAGTACGGCGAGTTCGGCGCGAGGGGCCAGGTCTCCGTCCACGAGCCCTCGTCGATCGACCCGTACACCTCGTCGGTCGACACGTGCACGAAGCGGCCGGTGCCGTGGCGCAGCGCGGCGTCCAGCAGCGTCTGGGTGCCGAGCACGTTCGTGGTGACGAACGGCGCGGCGCCGGCGATCGAGCGGTCGACGTGCGACTCGGCCGCGAAGTGCACGATCACGTCGTGCCCGGCAACCACCTCGTCGACCACTTCGGGGTCGCAGATGTCGCCCTGCACGAAGCGCAGCCGGGGGTCGTCGCGCACCGGGTCGAGGTTCGCCAGGTTGCCCGAGTAGGTGAGCTTGTCGAGCACGGTCACGCCCGCGGGGTCGACCGCGGGCACGCCCGAGGCGGTGCCACCAGGCACGCCCAGCAGCATGCGGACGTACTCTGAACCGATAAATCCGGCACCGCCGGTGACGAGGATCCTCACGGGTCCAGGAGTGTACGCGAAGCGACGGGCCGACCGTCGGCGGCGACCACCGACATGCCGGCCGGGTGGTTGCGGCTAAACTCCCACGGTGCGCGGAATCCTACTCGCCGGCGGCACCGGCTCCCGGCTCTGGCCGATCACCCGGGCAGTGTCCAAGCAGCTGATGCCGGTCTTCGACAAGCCGATGATCTACTACCCCCTCTCCACCCTGGTGATGTCCGGGGTGCGGGAGATCCTGATGATCACCACTCCGGAGGACCAGGACCAGTTCCGCCGGTTGCTCGGCGACGGCAGCCAGTTCGGGCTGCGGCTGGAGTACGTGACGCAGGCCCGGCCGGAGGGCATCGCCCAGGCGTTCATCCTCGGCGCGGACTTCATCGGCGACGAGTCGGTGGCGCTGATCCTCGGCGACAACATCTTCCACGGCGTCGGCCTGGGTCGGCAGCTGGCCGCCCACAGCGACCTGGTCGGCGGCCGGGTGTTCGCGTACCCGGTGGCCAACCCGCAGGAGTACGGCGTGGTGGACTTCGACGCCGCGGGTCGGGTGCTCTCGATCGAGGAGAAGCCGGCCCGGCCGAAGTCGCGCTACGCGGTGCCGGGCCTGTACTTCTACGACAACCGCGTGGTGGACATCGCCGCCAAGATCACCCCCAGCGCCCGGGGCGAGCTGGAGATCACGGCTGTCAACGAGGTGTACCGGGAGACCGGTGAGCTGTCCGTCACCCTGCTGGACCGGGGCACGGCCTGGCTGGACACCGGCACGTTCGCCTCGATGATGCAGGCCGGCGAGTTCGTCCGGGTGATCGAGGAGCGGCAGGGGCTGAAGATCGGCTGTGTCGAGGAGGTGGCCTGGCGGGCCGGCCTGATCGACGACGACCAGCTGCGTGCCCTCGCCGAGCCGCTGGTCAAGAGCGGCTACGGCGACTACCTGTTCGGTCTGCTGGCCGAGAAGAACGACGCGCAGGTGACTCGATGAAGATCCGCGAGCTGGGCATCGAGGGCGCCTGGGAGATCTCGCCGCAGCAGCACGGCGACCCGCGCGGCATGTTCATGGAGTGGTACCGCTTCGACAAGCTCGCCGAGGTGGTGGGGCACCCGCTGCGGCTGGCCCAGGCCAACCTGTCGGTCTCCGCGCGCGGCGTGGTGCGCGGCGTGCACTTCGCCGACGTCCCGCCCGGGCAGGCCAAGTACGTCACCTGTGTACGCGGCGCGGTCCTCGACGTGATCGTGGACCTGCGGGTGGGCTCGCCGACCTTCGGCCGCTGGGAGGGCGTCCGCCTCGACGACACCGACCGGCGGGCGGTCTACCTCAGCGAGGGCCTGGGGCACGGGTTCTGCGCGCTTACCGACGACGCGACGCTGAGCTACCTCTGCTCGGCCACGTACAACCCGACGGGCGAGCACGCGGTGCACCCGCTGGACGAGGAGCTGGGCATCGAGTGGCCCGCCGACGTTCCGCTGCTGTCCGCCCGCGACGACGCCGCGCCGACCCTGGCGCAGGCGCGCGAGCGCGGTCTGCTGCCGGAGTACGACGCCTGCCGGCGGTTCGTGGCGAGCCTCGGGCCGGACGGAATGTCGCACTCAACCGGTATGTGACCACCCCCGGGGCACGACCTGTGGTGTGACAGTGACGAACCGGGCCTCCGGGCGGCTAATGTCACACCATGGAGCGGCGAATCTTCGGCCTCGAGACCGAGTACGGCGTCACCTGCACCTATCGCGGGCAGCGGCGGCTGTCCCCGGACGAGGTCGCGCGGTATCTGTTCCGTCGCGTCGTGTCCTGGGGTCGGTCGAGCAACGTGTTCCTGCGCAACGGGGCCCGACTCTATCTGGACGTCGGGTCGCATCCGGAGTACGCGACGCCGGAGTGCGACTCGGTGACCGACCTGGTGGCCCACGACCGGGCCGGCGAGCGGATCCTGGAGGGGCTGCTCGTCGACGCGGAGAAGCGGCTGCACGACGAGGGCATCGCAGGTGAGATCTACCTGTTCAAGAACAACACCGACTCGGCCGGCAACTCGTACGGCTGCCACGAGAACTACCTGGTCTCGCGGCACGGCGAGTTCGGCCGGCTCGCTGACGTGCTCATCCCGTTCCTGGTCACCAGGCAGTTGATCTGTGGGGCCGGCAAGGTCCTGCAGACCCCGCGCGGCGCGGTCTACTGCCTGTCGCAGCGGGCCGAGCACATCTGGGAGGGCGTCTCCTCGGCGACGACCCGCAGCCGACCGATCATCAACACCCGCGACGAGCCGCACGCCGACGCCGAGCGCTACAGGCGCCTGCACGTCATCGTCGGCGACTCGAACATGAACGAGGTCACCACGCTGCTCAAGGTCGGCACCGCCGACATCGTGCTGCGGATGATCGAGGCCGGGGTCGTCATGCGGGACCTGTCGCTGGAGAACCCGATCCGGGCGATCCGCGAGGTCTCGCACGACATCACCGGCCGCCGCAAGGTGCGACTGGCCTCCGGCAAGGAGGTCAGCGCTCTCGACATCCAGCAGGAATACCTGGCCAAGGCCACCGAGTTCGTCGAGCGCCGCGGCGGCGACCAGGCCGCCAAGCGGGTCGTCGAGTTGTGGGGGCGGGTGCTCAACGCGGTGGAGAGCGGTGACCTGGAACCGGTCTCGCGCGAGATCGACTGGGTCAGCAAGCTGCGGCTGATCGAGCGCTACCAGCGCAAGCACGACCTTCCCCTGTCGCACCCCCGGGTGGCGCAGATGGACCTGGCGTACCACGACGTGCGCCGTGGGCGTGGCCTCTACGGGCTGCTGGAGCGTCGCGGCGAGGTGGACCGGGTGGCCACCGACCCGGAGATCTTCGAGGCCAAGGAGACCCCGCCGCAGACCACGCGGGCGCGGCTGCGCGGCGAGTTCATCAGGCACGCCCAGGAGAAGCGGCGCGACTTCACAGTCGACTGGGTGCACCTGAAGCTCAACGACCAGGCGCAGCGCACCGTGCTCTGCAAGGACCCGTTCCGGGCGTACGACGAGCGGGTGGAGCGGTTGATCGCCAGCATGTGACGGGTGTGCCGGCCCCGGCGGTGGTGTGCGCCGACGGGGCCGGCCGGCCCGGTAGGCTGGGCGCGCCATGACGACTTCTGGACCATCCGACCGCTCCGAGCGCTCCGAGCGCGGCACCGAGCGGCAGAACTGGGTCGAACGCCGGCGGGAGAAGATCCGCGCCGAGATCGACCGCAACCGGCGCGGTGACTACACCGTGCCGACGTGGGTGCTGGCCCTGGCGCTGGTGCTCATCGTGGGCGGCTGGCTCGCCCTGATCTTCCTCTCCTGACCCCGCCGGCTGACCCCGCCGTCCCCGCCGGCTGACCCCGTTGGTGACCCACCGGGGCCAGAGGTTGGCCCGGCCGGGTCGCGTCGACGGGTACCCGTTCGCCGTCGCCGACGCGGGCGGGGTTCGCCCGCCCACCACGTCGACGACACCGGGAAGCCGACGACGCGGGAGGCGATCATGGACGACGACCGGACGGTGCCGCAGCCGGAACGTGGCGGGGGAGGCTGGGAGGACCCCGGGCCGCGCGACGTGGTCCGGGACCGGCAGAACCCCGACCTGCTGACCCCGCCGAGCACGGACGCGGGGACGCTGCCCAACCTGCGGTTCTCCTTCTCCGACGCGCACAACCGGGTGCAGCGCGGCGGTTGGACCCGCGAGGTGACAGTACGCGAGCTGCCGATCGCCACCGAGCTCAGCGGCGTGGACATGGCGCTGGAACCGGGCGGCTACCGGGAGATGCACTGGCACAAGCAGTCCGAGTGGGCGTACGTGTCGCGCGGCAGCGCCCGGATCAGCGCGGTCGACCAGGAGGGCCGCAACTTCCTCGACGACGTACGCGCCGGAGACCTGTGGTTCTTTCCGCAGGGGGTGCCGCACCACATCCAGGCGCTCGACGAGGGCGTGGAGTTCCTGCTGGTCTTCGACGACGGGGCGTTCACCGAGAACGGCACGTTCCTGATCAGCGACTTCTTCGCGCACACCCCGAAGGACGTGCTGGCCAAGAACTTCGGGTGGCGACCCGAGCAGCTCGACTCCATCCCGGAGCGGGAGAAGTACATCTTCGCGGGGCAGGTGCCGCCGCCGCTGGACCGCGACCGGGTGGTCAGCCCTACCGGGGACGTGCCCCGCAGCCTGAGCCACCGGCTGCTCGCGCAGAAGCCGCAGCGGTTCGCGGGCGGCCAGGTCCGCATCGCCGACATCACCCAGTTCCCGGCGGCCACCACGATCTGCGCCGCGCTTGTCGAGGTCGACCCGGGCGGTATGCGCGAGCTGCACTGGCACCCGACCGACGACGAGTGGCAGTACTACCTCTCCGGCCACGGCCGGATGGGCGTGTTCGCCAGTCAGGGCGTGGCCGGCACCTTCGACATGCGCTCGGGTGACGTCGGGTACGTGCCGTTCGCCTACGGCCACTACATCGAGAACCTCGGCACCGAGCCGCTGGTCTTCCTGGAGATGTTCCGCAAGCCCCGGTTCGAGTCCGTCTCGCTGACCCAGTGGATGGCGAACACCCCGGCCCAGGTCAGCGCGGACACCCTCAACCTGCCCCGAGAGTTGATCGAGGCCCTGCCCCGCGACCAACGCCCGGTGATCCGCTGACCCCGATCCTCAAGAGGTGATCAAGAGATTTGCGTCAATGTCAGGCCGCATTCTGACCCCAACCTCTTGATCACGGGGGTGGGGTGGCGCGGGTCAGGGGGTGAGGAGGGTTGTGGCGTGGCGGCCGGCTGCGGCGGCGGCCAGGAAGTAGGCGTGGTCGGCGTCGAGGTTGCGGCCCATCGTGGACAGCGGCACGGCGCTGGCGCGCAACGCGGCGTCGAGGCCGGCGGTGGGCACCCGCACGATCCGGTGCCGGGCCGTCAGCGGCGCCAGCGCCGTGTCGACCTCGGTGGCCAGCGCCGGGTCCAGGTCGTCGGGCACCACCAGCTCCGCCGGTGCGAGCGCCACCCGGCCGTACGCGGTGAGGCTGTGATGCGACACGCCGCGGTGCCGGGGGCGGGGGTCGGCGTCGGAGATGCGCAGTGAGCCGACCGGCCGGCCGCCGAGCGTGGCGACCGCGTTGACGGCCTCGCCGACGGCGACGCCGGAGAAGCCCCACCGGGTGCCGGTGCCCAGGTTGCCGGGCCCCTGGGCCACGATCGCCACGTCCGCGTCCAGCACGTGGCGGGCGGCGAGGAGGCCGCCGTGCAGGGTGGTGGCCTCCAGGTCGCCGCCGAACGCCTGCCCGACGGTGATCGTCCCGGCCAGCTCGTCCCGCAGCCCGGCGAGGGTGCGGGAGAACCAGGCGGGCAACGCCCCGCCGTCGGTGAGCAGGTACGCCACGCGGGCGTGTGGGGCGTCGGCCCGGACGCCGGCCAGGATCGCCGGCAGCGCCGAGTGCAGGTCGGCGGTGACCACGGGCATCCCGCCCAGGTCGTCGGCGTCGGCGAGGACGGCGCGGTGTGGGCTGGCCTCCTCGTCGACGCCGAGCAGGATCGGCTGCAACGGGGTGTAGCGGGCCTTGACGAGGTGCCCGGCGTCGCGCGTGTCGGCGGCGTCCGGCGGGTCCGGGGGCAGCCGGTCCGGCAGGGCCACCACGAGGGCGTACCCGCCGGTGCCCAGCCCCATCAGCAGCGCGCCGGCGTTGAGCAGCACCCGGTCACCCGGCTCGGGCGTGCCGACCAGCTCGGGGTAGGCCAGCGCCCGCATGCGCGTGCCGTCGGGCAGGTCGACGTCGAGTTCCACCGCCCCGGTCCACTGCCGCCGCAGCGCCGCCACCGTCCCCGCCCGCCATCGCACCATGACGGGCACGCTAGCCGCGCGGACCGGCCGGCCCGCGCCCGGGTCGGCCCGCCCCTCAGCGGGCGTCGGGTTCGCCGCCGGCGTCGACGTTGGGCCGGGCCTGGGTGGGGTCGGCATCGCCGCCGGCGCCGGGCCGGTCCCGGGTGGGCTCGGGTTCGCCGCCGACGTCGATGTTGGGCCGGGCCTGGGTGGGGTCGGGTGTACTCCCGGCGTTGGGCCGGGCCTGGCCGGCGTCGGGTTCGCCGCCGGCGTCGGCGTTGGGCCGGGCCTGGGTGTGGCGGGCCCTTCCGGCGGCCCCGGGCACCGAACGGGTGGGGTCGAGGAAGACGTAGCGGATCTCCGGGTACCGGTCGGTGAGCCGCCGCTCGGCCTCGTCGGCGGTCGCCTCGATGGCCGCCCCGGTGGCCTCGTCGCGGAAGTCGACCTTCGCGGCCACGAGGATGTCGTCCGGGCCGAGCTGCATCGTCAGCAGGGTGTCGATCCGCTCCACCTCCGGCAGCCCGGCCAGGTCGTGCTCGATCTCGCGGCGCAGCCGCTCCGGGACGGCCCGGCCGACCAGCAGCGACAGGTTGTTACCGGCCAGGACCCCGGCGACGGCCAGCAGCAGCAGCCCGATCAGGATCGACGCGACGCCGTCCCACACCTCGTCGCCGGTGGCCTGGGACAGGCCGACGCCGAGCGCGGCCAGCAGCAGGCCGATCAGGGCCGCGCTGTCCTCCAGGAAGACCGCCTTGACCGTGGTGTCGGCGGTCAGTCGCAGGAACCGGCGAGGTGTCGTCTGCCAGCGCGCGGACTCGCGGCGGACCTGCCGCACGGCCCGGGCCAGCGAGATCGACTCGATGACGAACGACACCGCCAGCACGACGTACGAGATCAGGTACTCGCCGCTGTGCTCGTGCACCAGGATGGTGGTGACGCCGTGGGTGACGGCGAAGCCGGCGCCGGCCACGAAGGTGAACATGGCGGCGAAGAACGCCCAGACGTAGCTCTCCTTGCCGTACCCGAAGGGGTGTCGTTTGTCGGCCGGGCGGGCCCCGCGGCGCAGCGCCTGGAACAGCAGCACCTCGGTGGTCGTGTCGGCGACCGAGTGCGCCGCCTCGGAGAGCATCGCGGCCGACCCGGAGATCAGCCCGGCGACCAGCTTGGCGATCGCGATGGCGAGGTTGGCGGCGCCCGCGACGACCACCGTGCCGACGCTCTCGCTCTCGGTCTTCATCCCGGCTTCCGACATGAGGGCAACCCTATGACCGGCGCCGTCGCCGTGCCCGGCGGGTGGCGCGACACCCCGGATCCGAACAGATGTGCGGCACGCCCGCGTGGGTGCACGCCTGCGGCGCGTCGGCTGCTAGCGTCTACACGTGTCGCGGACCCGCACCGAACGCCTGGTCAACCTGGTGATCTGCCTCCTGTCCACGCGACGGTTCCTGACCGCCGCGCAGATCGCCGCGACCGTGCCCGGCTACGAGCACGACCCTGACGACGCGCGCGACCACGAGGCGTTCCAGCGCAAGTTCGAACGGGACAAGGCCGAGCTGCGCGAGCTGGGCGTTCCGCTGGAGACCGGCACCGCGAGCGTCTTCGACGCCGAGCCCGGCTACCGCATCGCCCACCGTGAGTACGCGCTGCCCGACATCCCCCTGGAGCCGGACGAGGCCGCCGCGGTCGGCATCGCCGCCCGCCTGTGGCAGCACGCCGGGCTGGCCGCCGCCGCGTCGTCCGGGCTGGCCAAGCTGCGCGCCGCAGGGGTGGACGTCGACCCGCAGGCCACCCTCGGCCTGGAACCGATGGTCACCGTCGATCCCGCGTTCGCGCCGCTGACCGCCGCCGCGCGGGACCGCCGCGAGGTCGGATTCGACTACCGGGTGCCCGACCGGGACGCGCCCACCCGCCGCCGGCTCCAACCGTGGGGCGTGGTCTGCTGGCGAGGTCGGTGGTACGTGGTCGGCCACGACCTGGACCGTTCGGCGACCCGCTGCTTCCGCCTGTCCCGGGTGGTCGGCGCGGTC from Micromonospora lupini harbors:
- the rfbB gene encoding dTDP-glucose 4,6-dehydratase, with amino-acid sequence MRILVTGGAGFIGSEYVRMLLGVPGGTASGVPAVDPAGVTVLDKLTYSGNLANLDPVRDDPRLRFVQGDICDPEVVDEVVAGHDVIVHFAAESHVDRSIAGAAPFVTTNVLGTQTLLDAALRHGTGRFVHVSTDEVYGSIDEGSWTETWPLAPNSPYSASKAGSDLLALSYHRTHGMDVVVTRCSNNYGPYQFPEKVIPLFVSNLLDGGTVPLYGDGGNIRDWLHVHDHCRGIALVAQKGRAGEVYNIGGGTELTNKELTGLLLEACGAGWDRVVPVTDRKGHDRRYSLDITKINRELGYAPSIDLTDGLAQTVQWYRDNRAWWEPLKAAPTA
- the rfbC gene encoding dTDP-4-dehydrorhamnose 3,5-epimerase, which codes for MKIRELGIEGAWEISPQQHGDPRGMFMEWYRFDKLAEVVGHPLRLAQANLSVSARGVVRGVHFADVPPGQAKYVTCVRGAVLDVIVDLRVGSPTFGRWEGVRLDDTDRRAVYLSEGLGHGFCALTDDATLSYLCSATYNPTGEHAVHPLDEELGIEWPADVPLLSARDDAAPTLAQARERGLLPEYDACRRFVASLGPDGMSHSTGM
- a CDS encoding helix-turn-helix transcriptional regulator, with protein sequence MSRTRTERLVNLVICLLSTRRFLTAAQIAATVPGYEHDPDDARDHEAFQRKFERDKAELRELGVPLETGTASVFDAEPGYRIAHREYALPDIPLEPDEAAAVGIAARLWQHAGLAAAASSGLAKLRAAGVDVDPQATLGLEPMVTVDPAFAPLTAAARDRREVGFDYRVPDRDAPTRRRLQPWGVVCWRGRWYVVGHDLDRSATRCFRLSRVVGAVRVTGAPGAYEPPAGVDLISHVARWSGPVERTGRATVLAAPGRAAGLRRWAVEVTAGPDGDHLVLPYADPDGLAGQLVGYGPDVRVLDPPEVREAVIQRLKEIAVRHDELAVSGGAR
- a CDS encoding oxalate decarboxylase family bicupin, with amino-acid sequence MDDDRTVPQPERGGGGWEDPGPRDVVRDRQNPDLLTPPSTDAGTLPNLRFSFSDAHNRVQRGGWTREVTVRELPIATELSGVDMALEPGGYREMHWHKQSEWAYVSRGSARISAVDQEGRNFLDDVRAGDLWFFPQGVPHHIQALDEGVEFLLVFDDGAFTENGTFLISDFFAHTPKDVLAKNFGWRPEQLDSIPEREKYIFAGQVPPPLDRDRVVSPTGDVPRSLSHRLLAQKPQRFAGGQVRIADITQFPAATTICAALVEVDPGGMRELHWHPTDDEWQYYLSGHGRMGVFASQGVAGTFDMRSGDVGYVPFAYGHYIENLGTEPLVFLEMFRKPRFESVSLTQWMANTPAQVSADTLNLPRELIEALPRDQRPVIR
- the pafA gene encoding Pup--protein ligase, which codes for MERRIFGLETEYGVTCTYRGQRRLSPDEVARYLFRRVVSWGRSSNVFLRNGARLYLDVGSHPEYATPECDSVTDLVAHDRAGERILEGLLVDAEKRLHDEGIAGEIYLFKNNTDSAGNSYGCHENYLVSRHGEFGRLADVLIPFLVTRQLICGAGKVLQTPRGAVYCLSQRAEHIWEGVSSATTRSRPIINTRDEPHADAERYRRLHVIVGDSNMNEVTTLLKVGTADIVLRMIEAGVVMRDLSLENPIRAIREVSHDITGRRKVRLASGKEVSALDIQQEYLAKATEFVERRGGDQAAKRVVELWGRVLNAVESGDLEPVSREIDWVSKLRLIERYQRKHDLPLSHPRVAQMDLAYHDVRRGRGLYGLLERRGEVDRVATDPEIFEAKETPPQTTRARLRGEFIRHAQEKRRDFTVDWVHLKLNDQAQRTVLCKDPFRAYDERVERLIASM
- a CDS encoding cation diffusion facilitator family transporter, giving the protein MSEAGMKTESESVGTVVVAGAANLAIAIAKLVAGLISGSAAMLSEAAHSVADTTTEVLLFQALRRGARPADKRHPFGYGKESYVWAFFAAMFTFVAGAGFAVTHGVTTILVHEHSGEYLISYVVLAVSFVIESISLARAVRQVRRESARWQTTPRRFLRLTADTTVKAVFLEDSAALIGLLLAALGVGLSQATGDEVWDGVASILIGLLLLAVAGVLAGNNLSLLVGRAVPERLRREIEHDLAGLPEVERIDTLLTMQLGPDDILVAAKVDFRDEATGAAIEATADEAERRLTDRYPEIRYVFLDPTRSVPGAAGRARHTQARPNADAGGEPDAGQARPNAGSTPDPTQARPNIDVGGEPEPTRDRPGAGGDADPTQARPNVDAGGEPDAR
- the rfbA gene encoding glucose-1-phosphate thymidylyltransferase RfbA; this translates as MRGILLAGGTGSRLWPITRAVSKQLMPVFDKPMIYYPLSTLVMSGVREILMITTPEDQDQFRRLLGDGSQFGLRLEYVTQARPEGIAQAFILGADFIGDESVALILGDNIFHGVGLGRQLAAHSDLVGGRVFAYPVANPQEYGVVDFDAAGRVLSIEEKPARPKSRYAVPGLYFYDNRVVDIAAKITPSARGELEITAVNEVYRETGELSVTLLDRGTAWLDTGTFASMMQAGEFVRVIEERQGLKIGCVEEVAWRAGLIDDDQLRALAEPLVKSGYGDYLFGLLAEKNDAQVTR
- a CDS encoding DUF3866 family protein, which translates into the protein MVRWRAGTVAALRRQWTGAVELDVDLPDGTRMRALAYPELVGTPEPGDRVLLNAGALLMGLGTGGYALVVALPDRLPPDPPDAADTRDAGHLVKARYTPLQPILLGVDEEASPHRAVLADADDLGGMPVVTADLHSALPAILAGVRADAPHARVAYLLTDGGALPAWFSRTLAGLRDELAGTITVGQAFGGDLEATTLHGGLLAARHVLDADVAIVAQGPGNLGTGTRWGFSGVAVGEAVNAVATLGGRPVGSLRISDADPRPRHRGVSHHSLTAYGRVALAPAELVVPDDLDPALATEVDTALAPLTARHRIVRVPTAGLDAALRASAVPLSTMGRNLDADHAYFLAAAAAGRHATTLLTP